Genomic segment of Cytophagales bacterium:
GAAAAACCAAGCTATTCATTTATGTATATTTTAGCACACCCTGCTACATCGGTGATCACTCAGGAAGCTTTTGGAAGATATGGAATCGACTCCAGAATTGGTACGGGCCCTTTTATATTTACACAAGAAACAGATGCGCCCTGGAAATTATACCTGGCCAAAAACGAAAATTATCACAGGTATGATACATTAGGCAACCGGTTACCATTTTTAGATTCTGTTATCGTATCATTTATTTCTACACAAAAAACTGAATTAGCAGCATTCCAGGATGGCAAACTAGAGGTGATCAGCGGATTGCCTGGCGAGTCTATATTAAAGGTGCTTGAAGATCAAATAGCATATTTCCAGAGTGATAATCCAAAATTCTTATTAGACAGGTCTCCCCAAATGACCACTCATTATTATGAGTTCAATACCCGAAAAAGTATTTTTAAAGACGAAAGGATTCGCAAGGCATTTAGCTATGCGATTGACCGTAACGAAATTCTCGATAATGTATTGAAAGGACAGGGGTTGAGCGCTGGTATTTATGGCATTACTCCTCCTTCTTTCGAAGGTTATGATGTAAGCCAGATCAAAGGGTATGATCTTGACCTTTTAAAAGCCAGAGAATTATTGGCTGAAGCCGGATATCCAAAGGGCAGGGGTTTTCCTTCGGTTGTGTTAGAATTAAATAGTGGTGGTACGAGGAATGAAGCAGTTGCGGTTGAATTTCAACGGCAAATATGGGAAAACCTCAATATAAATATAAGATTGCTCGTTGTTCCTTTTGAGCAAAAACTTGAAGACGCCAGGTTGGCAAAAGCTGATATTTTCAGAACCGCATGGGTTGCAGATTATCCAAGCCCCGAAAATTTTCTATGGGTATTATACGGAAAAAATGTTCCGGCCAGCTTCAGACAACCATCATTCCCAAACACGCCAAGATATGTAAATGAGCGCTATGATCAACTTTATGAAAAAGGAACCAGTACAATAAATACTGCTAAAAGCTATGATTATTTTCTTAAAGCAGAGCAAATAATGATTGACGATGCCCCTATATTGGTGCTGTGGTATGACGAAATTTACATTGTCAAGCAGGCTTATGTAAAAAATTATTTCAGCAATCCTATTGAGTACTATGACTTTTCGGAAGTATATTTTGAAGAAGTTGACATTAGACACTAAAAATAACTTGCCATACCAAACTGGAACCCTGCCAGATGAACAGCCGGATTACCTGTTAAATCCCTGATCCAGTGATAACGGTAATTGGCTCTGATAACGGTATTGGCAGACGGCCTAAAGCTCAACCCCGCAGCTATAGCGGTAACTT
This window contains:
- a CDS encoding peptide ABC transporter substrate-binding protein, with the protein product MKRYIIPIVSLLLLLTACDTGQQTGRTSAEKITAVGNRVYGGTFRFNMTEPYQTLFPHSITDVMSSHIATQIYEGLVKFNPRDLSIMPCLAEKWEIDSGGTIYTFHLKKGVFFHDDACFENNKGREVKAQDFKYSFELLCTSSWDNLLFQQTFKDKVVGANQYYHATVEGEENIDLKGVKVIDDHTLQITLEKPSYSFMYILAHPATSVITQEAFGRYGIDSRIGTGPFIFTQETDAPWKLYLAKNENYHRYDTLGNRLPFLDSVIVSFISTQKTELAAFQDGKLEVISGLPGESILKVLEDQIAYFQSDNPKFLLDRSPQMTTHYYEFNTRKSIFKDERIRKAFSYAIDRNEILDNVLKGQGLSAGIYGITPPSFEGYDVSQIKGYDLDLLKARELLAEAGYPKGRGFPSVVLELNSGGTRNEAVAVEFQRQIWENLNINIRLLVVPFEQKLEDARLAKADIFRTAWVADYPSPENFLWVLYGKNVPASFRQPSFPNTPRYVNERYDQLYEKGTSTINTAKSYDYFLKAEQIMIDDAPILVLWYDEIYIVKQAYVKNYFSNPIEYYDFSEVYFEEVDIRH